The following coding sequences are from one Musa acuminata AAA Group cultivar baxijiao chromosome BXJ1-6, Cavendish_Baxijiao_AAA, whole genome shotgun sequence window:
- the LOC103986784 gene encoding uncharacterized protein LOC103986784 isoform X1, whose product MYNKKMKAKGNTMVTAAPKELCLLLYILVCKANLEHIKLLPSKHTTEPALSISNSHHQSIQHTDNMSTSTPSNKESTANKTKASAALQNDLVELINQHYDSCFKNVTGFDDFYRALHEIMEKLSESKGAIQLKLPSSDALKSAFEKHHPRENKALLKEEFKNIIKDVITFESFSMGKGALETIFFIFGAPICTFFLKRFIPGGATVSDDILIPAVTSGTVILLAKTNKL is encoded by the exons ATGTACAACAAGAAGATGAAagcaaag GGTAATACCATGGTCACTGCTGCACCCAAAGAACTTTGTCTTCTCCTGTATATATTGGTGTGCAAGGCCAACCTTGAGCATATCAAACTCCTACCGTCAAAGCATACAACAGAGCCAGCCTTGAGCATATCAAACTCCCATCACCAAAGCATACAACACACAGACAACATGAGCACATCAACCCCAAGCAACAAGGAATCCACAG CAAATAAGACCAAGGCTTCGGCAGCGCTCCAAAATGATCTTGTGGAATTAATAAATCAACATTATGATTCATGTTTCAAGAATGTGACAGGATTTGATGACTTCTACCGAGCACTTCATGAGATTATGGA AAAGCTTAGTGAGAGCAAAGGGGCAATTCAACTCAAATTGCCATCAAGTGATGCTTTAAAGTCTGCTTTCGAG AAGCACCACCCCAGAGAGAACAAAGCCTTGTTGAAGGAGGAGTTCAAAAACATCATCAAGGATGTGATAACATTTGAGAGCTTCTCCATGGGGAAAGGAGCACTTGAGACCATCTTCTTCATATTTGGGGCTCCCATATGTACCTTCTTCCTCAAGAGGTTCATCCCTGGAGGTGCAACAGTGTCTGATGACATACTCATCCCTGCTGTCACTTCAGGCACTGTCATCCTCCTGGCTAAGACTAACAAGCTCTAA
- the LOC135677942 gene encoding uncharacterized protein LOC135677942 codes for METRSLALALLLPFLLSAGDALAPSPSPSPSPSPSRSPSPRRTPPKQVASTSLQLPPPPPPPPPPPPPPPHPRVPRGRLEHQAGADAGAAPPGNPKQLNLGEKVGLAFLVVAVVLQVAFGGFLVFKRSQLSRTVRGDRRLSVPSLAHSP; via the coding sequence ATGGAGACGCGATCGTTAGCTCTCGCCCTgctcctccccttcctcctctcCGCCGGCGACGCTCTcgccccctctccctctccctctccctcaccCTCCCCCTCCCGGTCGCCGTCCCCTCGCCGCACGCCGCCGAAGCAGGTGGCCTCGACCAGCCTCCAGCTgccgcctccgccaccgccgccaccgccgccaccgcccCCTCCGCCGCATCCCCGGGTTCCCCGTGGCCGCCTGGAGCATCAGGCCGGCGCGGACGCGGGCGCCGCGCCGCCCGGGAACCCCAAGCAGCTCAATCTCGGGGAGAAGGTCGGGCTCGCGTTTCTTGTCGTGGCCGTGGTGCTGCAGGTGGCGTTCGGGGGGTTCCTCGTCTTCAAGAGATCGCAGCTGAGTCGGACGGTGCGAGGCGATCGACGGTTGTCGGTGCCCTCCCTTGCCCATTCTCCATGA
- the LOC103986784 gene encoding uncharacterized protein LOC103986784 isoform X2, translating to MVTAAPKELCLLLYILVCKANLEHIKLLPSKHTTEPALSISNSHHQSIQHTDNMSTSTPSNKESTANKTKASAALQNDLVELINQHYDSCFKNVTGFDDFYRALHEIMEKLSESKGAIQLKLPSSDALKSAFEKHHPRENKALLKEEFKNIIKDVITFESFSMGKGALETIFFIFGAPICTFFLKRFIPGGATVSDDILIPAVTSGTVILLAKTNKL from the exons ATGGTCACTGCTGCACCCAAAGAACTTTGTCTTCTCCTGTATATATTGGTGTGCAAGGCCAACCTTGAGCATATCAAACTCCTACCGTCAAAGCATACAACAGAGCCAGCCTTGAGCATATCAAACTCCCATCACCAAAGCATACAACACACAGACAACATGAGCACATCAACCCCAAGCAACAAGGAATCCACAG CAAATAAGACCAAGGCTTCGGCAGCGCTCCAAAATGATCTTGTGGAATTAATAAATCAACATTATGATTCATGTTTCAAGAATGTGACAGGATTTGATGACTTCTACCGAGCACTTCATGAGATTATGGA AAAGCTTAGTGAGAGCAAAGGGGCAATTCAACTCAAATTGCCATCAAGTGATGCTTTAAAGTCTGCTTTCGAG AAGCACCACCCCAGAGAGAACAAAGCCTTGTTGAAGGAGGAGTTCAAAAACATCATCAAGGATGTGATAACATTTGAGAGCTTCTCCATGGGGAAAGGAGCACTTGAGACCATCTTCTTCATATTTGGGGCTCCCATATGTACCTTCTTCCTCAAGAGGTTCATCCCTGGAGGTGCAACAGTGTCTGATGACATACTCATCCCTGCTGTCACTTCAGGCACTGTCATCCTCCTGGCTAAGACTAACAAGCTCTAA
- the LOC135677941 gene encoding transcription factor WER-like, with protein sequence MRGNPSCCKKTFNKGSWSATEDKILTDYVKAHGEGRWGKLPKSAGLNRCPRSCRLRWLNYLRPDIKRGNISHEEEDLIIRLHNLLGNRWSLIAGRLPGRTDNEIKNYWNTVLRKKVKACSVGSKKIMHSDKDEDGSSKSQEKVICQEFENSTSCNDASVSSQHDDRNICKKESKKSVVSGEIHLDTYFLGPEDCDPVMASVIEESCTKHPLDIDFSEIFGDNLQKDMRIWGIVDAPEPHDIMLFSNGISDSWFNGDDIQLYGGINLESFTTLFPSESEFLGL encoded by the exons ATGCGTGGAAACCCAAGCTGCTGTAAGAAGACCTTTAATAAGGGGTCTTGGAGTGCTACTGAAGACAAGATCCTCACAGACTACGTCAAAGCTCATGGAGAAGGGAGGTGGGGAAAGCTTCCCAAAAGTGCAG GCCTGAATCGATGCCCGAGGAGCTGCAGGCTCCGTTGGCTGAATTATCTGCGCCCAGATATCAAGAGGGGAAACATATCTCATGAAGAAGAAGACCTCATCATCAGGCTTCATAATCTCCTGGGGAATAG GTGGTCTCTCATAGCTGGAAGACTACCCGGTCGAACAGACAATGAAATCAAGAATTACTGGAACACAGTCCTAAGGAAGAAGGTAAAAGCTTGCTCAGTTGGATCGAAGAagatcatgcattcagacaaagatGAAGATGGGAGCAGTAAGAGCCAAGAAAAGGTTATATGTCAAGAATTTGAGAATTCAACCAGCTGCAATGACGCTTCTGTGAGCAGTCAGCATGAtgatagaaatatttgtaaaaaggaGTCCAAAAAATCAGTGGTAAGTGGAGAAATTCATTTGGATACCTATTTCTTAGGACCTGAAGATTGTGACCCAGTGATGGCTTCAGTGATTGAGGAGTCCTGCACAAAACACCCTCTGGACATAGACTTCTCCGAGATCTTTGGGGACAATCTCCAAAAAGACATGAGAATTTGGGGTATTGTTGATGCTCCTGAGCCCCATGATATTATGTTATTTAGCAATGGAATATCTGACAGCTGGTTTAATGGGGATGACATACAACTATATGGTGGTATCAATCTTGAATCATTCACTACACTATTCCCATCTGAATCAGAATTTCTGGGCCTGTGA